The genomic DNA ATCCCGTTTGCGAACGTGGGCTATGCGGCCTTCACCGGCAGCGTCAGCGGAATGAACGATCGGGCAATCTCCTTGGGCGAGATGGGCGGCCGTGGCGAAGGGCAATGGGACGGCGTGCCGATGGCGACGTTGATGCGCCGGGCTTTGGAAGAGTGTTCGACATTGCCCGAAGTCGAACAACTGTGGTCCGAGAGCCCGCGAACCTGCGAGTACTATTACGTGTTTGCCGATGGCAAGACCAACGAAGCAGTCGGCGTTGCCGCGACACCTGAATCGATCCAATTCATTCGCCCTGGTGAAGGGCACCCATTGCTTGGCGAAGGGATCCCCGATGCGTTGCTGTTGTCCGCCGGCGGCCGATTGGAAACGTTGCGTTCGCGCGTCCAGCAGAACCACGGCCAGATCGACGCCGAGAAAGCGATGTGGTTGATGAGTCGACCGGTGGCGATGTCATCGAACCTTCACAACGTGTTGTTTGTCCCGGCCAACGGCTTGCTGTACGTGGCCAATGCCGATCACAAACACCCCGCAGCCGAACGCCCTTACGTGCGGTTTGACTTGAAGGATTTGCTGAAGCGGGCGGCGAGTGATTCCAAGACAGTCGCCGAACGCTAAGGATGCTACCGCTGAATATCTCGCTGCCCGCGTGGCTTTCAGACCAGTTGGCCGCCGAACCGACACACTTCCCGTCCCTGGAAGCACGGATGGAACTGGTCATCCGATGCTCCCAACAGAACTTTCGCAAAGCGACAGGTGGACCATTTGCCGCCGGCGTCTTTGAAAAACAATCGGGGCGATTGGTCGCGTTGGGAGTCAACCGGGTCGTTCCCTGCCACGCATCGATCGCGCACGCGGAGATGGTTGCGCTGACATTGGCCCAGCAAAGTCTGGGGACCTACGACTTGGGATCCGCTGACCAACCGGAGCACCAATTGGTCGTCAACGGCCGTCCCTGCGCGATGTGTTTTGGCGCCATCCCCTGGTCGGGAATCCGTTCGCTGGTGATTGCCGCTTCGGGGGACCAGATCGAATCGATCACCGGTTTCGACGAAGGCCCCAT from Rosistilla carotiformis includes the following:
- a CDS encoding nucleoside deaminase produces the protein MLPLNISLPAWLSDQLAAEPTHFPSLEARMELVIRCSQQNFRKATGGPFAAGVFEKQSGRLVALGVNRVVPCHASIAHAEMVALTLAQQSLGTYDLGSADQPEHQLVVNGRPCAMCFGAIPWSGIRSLVIAASGDQIESITGFDEGPIHPDWQAELRRRGIEVIENILAAEASRGFQEFKESGGRIYNGRGDRPEI